One segment of Physeter macrocephalus isolate SW-GA chromosome 3, ASM283717v5, whole genome shotgun sequence DNA contains the following:
- the HES5 gene encoding transcription factor HES-5, producing the protein MAPSTVAVELLSPKEKNRLRKPVVEKMRRDRINSSIEQLKLLLEQEFARHQPNSKLEKADILEMAVSYLKHSKAFAAAAAAAAGPKSLHQDYSEGYSWCLQEAVQFLTLHAASDTQMKLLYHFQRPPAAPAAPAKEPKAPGSAPAPAPAKAAAAAAARQPACGLWRPW; encoded by the exons ATGGCCCCCAGCACCGTGGCCGTGGAGCTGCTCAGCCCCAAAGAGAAAAACCGA CTGCGGAAGCCGGTGGTGGAGAAGATGCGCCGCGACCGCATCAACAGCAGCATCGAGCAGCTGAAGCTGCTGCTGGAGCAGGAGTTCGCGCGCCACCAGCCCAACTCCAAGCTGGAGAAGGCCGACATCCTGGAGATGGCCGTCAGCTACCTGAAACACAGCAAAG ccttcgccgccgccgccgccgccgccgccggccccaAGAGCCTGCACCAGGACTACAGCGAGGGCTACTCGTGGTGCCTGCAGGAGGCCGTGCAGTTCCTGACGCTGCACGCGGCCAGCGACACGCAGATGAAGCTGCTCTACCACTTCCAGCGCCCGCCGGCCGCGCCGGCCGCGCCCGCCAAGGAGCCCAAGGCGCCTGGCTCCGCGCCCGCGCCCGCCCCGGCCaaggccgccgccgccgccgccgcgcgccAGCCCGCCTGCGGCCTCTGGCGGCCGTGGTGA
- the PANK4 gene encoding 4'-phosphopantetheine phosphatase isoform X2, with product MAECGASGSGSSGDSLDKSITLPPDEIFRNLENAKRFAIDIGGSLTKLAYYSTVQHKVAKVRSFDHSDKKFDELLHLASRGQHANVDTLVQDIYGGAHQTLGLSGNLIASSFGKSATADTEFSKEDLAKSLLHMISNDIGQLACLYAKLHCLDRVYFGGFFIRGHPVTMRTITYSINFFSKGEVQALFLRHEGYLGAIGAFLKGAEQDNPNQYSWEENYAGSSGLMSSSPELCPTQRARSGAFDLLEMDRLERPLVNLPLLLDPSSYVPDTVDLTDDALARKYWLTCFEEALDGVVKRAVASQPGSVDAAERAEKFRQKYWNKLQTLRHQPFAYGALTVRSLLDTREHCLNEFNFPDPYSKVKQKDNGVALKCFQRVIHSLDALGWEERQLALVKGLLAGNVFDWGAKAVSDVLESDPQFGFEEAKRKLQERPWLVDSYSKWLQRLKGPPHKCALIFADNSGVDVILGVFPFVRELLSRGTEVILACNSGPALNDVTYSESLIVAERIAAMDPVVRAALREGRLLLVQTGSSSPCLDLSRLDEGLAVLVRERGADLVVIEGMGRAVHTNYHAALRCESLKLAVIKNSWLAERLGGRLFSVIFKYEVPAE from the exons ATGGCGGAGTGTGGAGCGAGCGGCAGCGGGAGCAGCGGGGACAGCCTGGACAAGAGCATCACACTGCCCCCCGACGAGATCTTCCGCAACCTGGAGAACGCCAAGCGCTTCGCCATAGACATAG GCGGGTCGCTGACCAAGCTGGCCTACTACTCCACCGTGCAGCACAAAGTTGCCAAAGTGCGGTCCTTCGACCACTCAGACAAG AAGTTTGACGAGCTGCTGCATCTGGCTTCCAGAGGCCAGCACGCGAACGTGGACACGCTGGTGCAGGACATCTACGGAGGGGCCCACCAGACCCTGGGGCTGAGCGGCAACCTCATCGCGAGCAGCTTCGGGAAGTCGGCCACCGCGGACACGG AGTTCTCCAAGGAGGACCTGGCCAAGAGCCTGCTGCACATGATCAGCAACGACATCGGGCAGCTCGCCTGCCTGTACGCCAAGCTCCACTGCCTGGACCGGGTGTACTTCGGCGGCTTTTTCATCCGCGGCCACCCCGTCACCATGCGTACCATCACCTACAGCATCAACTTCTTCTCCAAG GGGGAGGTCCAGGCGCTGTTCTTGAGGCACGAAGGCTACCTGGGCGCCATAGGAGCGTTTCTTAAAGGAGCCGAGCAAGACA ACCCCAACCAGTACAGCTGGGAGGAGAACTACGCCGGCAGCTCCGGGCTCATGAGCTCCTCGCCCGAGCTCTGCCCGACGCAGCGCGCGAGGAGCGGCGCC TTCGACTTGCTGGAAATGGACCGTCTGGAGAGGCCGCTCGTCAACCTGCCTCTCCTCCTGGACCCGTCCTCCTACGTGCCCGACACGGTCGACCTCACGGACGACGCGCTGGCCCGAAAGTACTGGCTCACCTGCTTTGAGGAGGCCCTGGACGGG GTTGTGAAACGCGCCGTGGCGAGCCAGCCGGGCTCCGTGGACGCAGCCGAGAGGGCCGAGAAGTTCCGCCAGAAGTACTGGAACAAGCTGCAGACGCTGCGGCACCAGCCCTT CGCTTACGGGGCCCTGACCGTGCGCAGCCTGCTGGACACGAGGGAGCACTGCTTGAACGAGTTCAACTTCCCGGACCCCTACTCCAAG GTGAAGCAGAAAGACAACGGCGTGGCATTAAAGTGTTTCCAGAGGGTGATCCACTCTCTGGacgccctgggctgggaggagaggcagcTGGCCCTGGTGAAAGGGCTCCTGGCGGGCAACGTCTTCGACTGGGGAGCGAAAGCCGTCTCTGA CGTCCTTGAGTCTGACCCCCAGTTCGGGTTTGAGGAGGCGAAGAGGAAGCTGCAAG AGCGGCCCTGGCTCGTGGACTCCTACAGCAAGTGGCTTCAGAGACTGAAG GGGCCCCCTCACAAATGTGCCTTAATTTTCGCAGATAACAGTGGAGTAGACGTCATTTTGGGAGTCTTCCCCTTTGTCAGGGAGCTTCTCTCTAGAGGGACGGAG GTCATCCTGGCGTGCAACTCGGGACCCGCCTTGAACGACGTGACCTACAGCGAGTCCCTCATCGTGGCCGAGCGCATCGCGGCCATGGACCCCGTCGTCCG CGCGGCACTCAGAGAAGGGAGGCTGCTGCTCGTGCAGACTGGCTCCAGCTCCCCGTGTCTCGACCTCAG CCGCCTGGACGAGGGGCTGGCCGTGCTGGTGCGGGAGCGCGGCGCCGACCTGGTGGTCATCGAGGGCATGGGCCGCGCCGTCCACACCAACTACCACGCGGCCCTGCGCTGCGAGAGCCTCAAGCTGGCCGTCATCAAGAACTCGTGGCTGGCCGAGCGGCTGGGCGGCCGGCTCTTCAGCGTCATCTTCAAGTACGAGGTCCCGGCCGAGTGA
- the PANK4 gene encoding 4'-phosphopantetheine phosphatase isoform X3, giving the protein MAECGASGSGSSGDSLDKSITLPPDEIFRNLENAKRFAIDIGGSLTKLAYYSTVQHKVAKVRSFDHSDKDAGQDHEPPYEISVQEEVTARLHFVKFENTYIEACLDFIKDHLVNTETKVIQATGGGAYKFKDLIEEKLQLKVDKEDVMTCLIKGCNFVLKNIPHEAFVYQKGSSPEFRFQTNHPSVFPYLLVSIGSGVSIVKVETEDRFEWIGGSSIGGGTFWGLGALLTKTKKFDELLHLASRGQHANVDTLVQDIYGGAHQTLGLSGNLIASSFGKSATADTEFSKEDLAKSLLHMISNDIGQLACLYAKLHCLDRVYFGGFFIRGHPVTMRTITYSINFFSKGEVQALFLRHEGYLGAIGAFLKGAEQDNPNQYSWEENYAGSSGLMSSSPELCPTQRARSGAFDLLEMDRLERPLVNLPLLLDPSSYVPDTVDLTDDALARKYWLTCFEEALDGVVKRAVASQPGSVDAAERAEKFRQKYWNKLQTLRHQPFAYGALTVRSLLDTREHCLNEFNFPDPYSKVKQKDNGVALKCFQRVIHSLDALGWEERQLALVKGLLAGNVFDWGAKAVSDVLESDPQFGFEEAKRKLQERPWLVDSYSKWLQRLKGPPHKCALIFADNSGVDVILGVFPFVRELLSRGTEVILACNSGPALNDVTYSESLIVAERIAAMDPVVRAALREGRLLLVQTGSSSPCLDLSRLDEGLAVLVRERGADLVVIEGMGRAVHTNYHAALRCESLKLAVIKNSWLAERLGGRLFSVIFKYEVPAE; this is encoded by the exons ATGGCGGAGTGTGGAGCGAGCGGCAGCGGGAGCAGCGGGGACAGCCTGGACAAGAGCATCACACTGCCCCCCGACGAGATCTTCCGCAACCTGGAGAACGCCAAGCGCTTCGCCATAGACATAG GCGGGTCGCTGACCAAGCTGGCCTACTACTCCACCGTGCAGCACAAAGTTGCCAAAGTGCGGTCCTTCGACCACTCAGACAAG GACGCAGGGCAGGACCACGAGCCGCCCTACGAGATCTCCGTCCAGGAGGAGGTTACCGCCAGGCTGCACTTTGTCAAGTTCGAGAACACCTACATAGAAGCCTGCCTGGACTTCATCAAAGACCACCTGGTCAACACCGAGACCAAGGTCATCCAGGCGACCGGGGGCGGGGCGTACAAGTTCAAAGACCTCATCGAAGAGAAGCTGCAGCTGAA GGTCGACAAGGAGGACGTGATGACCTGCCTGATCAAGGGCTGCAACTTCGTGCTGAAGAACATCCCGCACGAGGCCTTCGTGTACCAGAAGGGCTCCAGCCCCGAGTTCCGGTTTCAGACCAACCACCCCAGCGTTTTCCCGTACCTCCTAGTCAGCATCGGCTCTGGGGTCTCTATCGTGAAG GTGGAGACAGAGGACAGGTTCGAGTGGATCGGCGGCAGCTCCATCGGGGGCGGCACCTTCTGGGGGCTTGGGGCTCTGCTCACCAAAACGAAG AAGTTTGACGAGCTGCTGCATCTGGCTTCCAGAGGCCAGCACGCGAACGTGGACACGCTGGTGCAGGACATCTACGGAGGGGCCCACCAGACCCTGGGGCTGAGCGGCAACCTCATCGCGAGCAGCTTCGGGAAGTCGGCCACCGCGGACACGG AGTTCTCCAAGGAGGACCTGGCCAAGAGCCTGCTGCACATGATCAGCAACGACATCGGGCAGCTCGCCTGCCTGTACGCCAAGCTCCACTGCCTGGACCGGGTGTACTTCGGCGGCTTTTTCATCCGCGGCCACCCCGTCACCATGCGTACCATCACCTACAGCATCAACTTCTTCTCCAAG GGGGAGGTCCAGGCGCTGTTCTTGAGGCACGAAGGCTACCTGGGCGCCATAGGAGCGTTTCTTAAAGGAGCCGAGCAAGACA ACCCCAACCAGTACAGCTGGGAGGAGAACTACGCCGGCAGCTCCGGGCTCATGAGCTCCTCGCCCGAGCTCTGCCCGACGCAGCGCGCGAGGAGCGGCGCC TTCGACTTGCTGGAAATGGACCGTCTGGAGAGGCCGCTCGTCAACCTGCCTCTCCTCCTGGACCCGTCCTCCTACGTGCCCGACACGGTCGACCTCACGGACGACGCGCTGGCCCGAAAGTACTGGCTCACCTGCTTTGAGGAGGCCCTGGACGGG GTTGTGAAACGCGCCGTGGCGAGCCAGCCGGGCTCCGTGGACGCAGCCGAGAGGGCCGAGAAGTTCCGCCAGAAGTACTGGAACAAGCTGCAGACGCTGCGGCACCAGCCCTT CGCTTACGGGGCCCTGACCGTGCGCAGCCTGCTGGACACGAGGGAGCACTGCTTGAACGAGTTCAACTTCCCGGACCCCTACTCCAAG GTGAAGCAGAAAGACAACGGCGTGGCATTAAAGTGTTTCCAGAGGGTGATCCACTCTCTGGacgccctgggctgggaggagaggcagcTGGCCCTGGTGAAAGGGCTCCTGGCGGGCAACGTCTTCGACTGGGGAGCGAAAGCCGTCTCTGA CGTCCTTGAGTCTGACCCCCAGTTCGGGTTTGAGGAGGCGAAGAGGAAGCTGCAAG AGCGGCCCTGGCTCGTGGACTCCTACAGCAAGTGGCTTCAGAGACTGAAG GGGCCCCCTCACAAATGTGCCTTAATTTTCGCAGATAACAGTGGAGTAGACGTCATTTTGGGAGTCTTCCCCTTTGTCAGGGAGCTTCTCTCTAGAGGGACGGAG GTCATCCTGGCGTGCAACTCGGGACCCGCCTTGAACGACGTGACCTACAGCGAGTCCCTCATCGTGGCCGAGCGCATCGCGGCCATGGACCCCGTCGTCCG CGCGGCACTCAGAGAAGGGAGGCTGCTGCTCGTGCAGACTGGCTCCAGCTCCCCGTGTCTCGACCTCAG CCGCCTGGACGAGGGGCTGGCCGTGCTGGTGCGGGAGCGCGGCGCCGACCTGGTGGTCATCGAGGGCATGGGCCGCGCCGTCCACACCAACTACCACGCGGCCCTGCGCTGCGAGAGCCTCAAGCTGGCCGTCATCAAGAACTCGTGGCTGGCCGAGCGGCTGGGCGGCCGGCTCTTCAGCGTCATCTTCAAGTACGAGGTCCCGGCCGAGTGA
- the PANK4 gene encoding 4'-phosphopantetheine phosphatase isoform X1 yields the protein MPLPPRSQLSSPSIPALARAPPPARAPPRISHLRRHRDPRGLRGRQTSSALLRVPRGCVSASSPPRGSAHTRVPQPHPQDAGQDHEPPYEISVQEEVTARLHFVKFENTYIEACLDFIKDHLVNTETKVIQATGGGAYKFKDLIEEKLQLKVDKEDVMTCLIKGCNFVLKNIPHEAFVYQKGSSPEFRFQTNHPSVFPYLLVSIGSGVSIVKVETEDRFEWIGGSSIGGGTFWGLGALLTKTKKFDELLHLASRGQHANVDTLVQDIYGGAHQTLGLSGNLIASSFGKSATADTEFSKEDLAKSLLHMISNDIGQLACLYAKLHCLDRVYFGGFFIRGHPVTMRTITYSINFFSKGEVQALFLRHEGYLGAIGAFLKGAEQDNPNQYSWEENYAGSSGLMSSSPELCPTQRARSGAFDLLEMDRLERPLVNLPLLLDPSSYVPDTVDLTDDALARKYWLTCFEEALDGVVKRAVASQPGSVDAAERAEKFRQKYWNKLQTLRHQPFAYGALTVRSLLDTREHCLNEFNFPDPYSKVKQKDNGVALKCFQRVIHSLDALGWEERQLALVKGLLAGNVFDWGAKAVSDVLESDPQFGFEEAKRKLQERPWLVDSYSKWLQRLKGPPHKCALIFADNSGVDVILGVFPFVRELLSRGTEVILACNSGPALNDVTYSESLIVAERIAAMDPVVRAALREGRLLLVQTGSSSPCLDLSRLDEGLAVLVRERGADLVVIEGMGRAVHTNYHAALRCESLKLAVIKNSWLAERLGGRLFSVIFKYEVPAE from the exons ATGCCCCTCCCTCCACGCTCCCAGCTTAGCTCCCCTTCCATCCCAGCCCTGGCAAGAGCACCCCCGCCTGCTCGTGCCCCCCCCCGCATCTCCCACCTGCGTCGGCACCGAGACCCCCGCGGACTTCGGGGTAGGCAGACATCGTCGGCGCTGCTGCGGGTGCCCAGGGGCTGCGTCTCAGCATCGTCCCCTCCCCGAGGCAGCGCACACACGCGCGTTCCCCAACCTCACCCCCAGGACGCAGGGCAGGACCACGAGCCGCCCTACGAGATCTCCGTCCAGGAGGAGGTTACCGCCAGGCTGCACTTTGTCAAGTTCGAGAACACCTACATAGAAGCCTGCCTGGACTTCATCAAAGACCACCTGGTCAACACCGAGACCAAGGTCATCCAGGCGACCGGGGGCGGGGCGTACAAGTTCAAAGACCTCATCGAAGAGAAGCTGCAGCTGAA GGTCGACAAGGAGGACGTGATGACCTGCCTGATCAAGGGCTGCAACTTCGTGCTGAAGAACATCCCGCACGAGGCCTTCGTGTACCAGAAGGGCTCCAGCCCCGAGTTCCGGTTTCAGACCAACCACCCCAGCGTTTTCCCGTACCTCCTAGTCAGCATCGGCTCTGGGGTCTCTATCGTGAAG GTGGAGACAGAGGACAGGTTCGAGTGGATCGGCGGCAGCTCCATCGGGGGCGGCACCTTCTGGGGGCTTGGGGCTCTGCTCACCAAAACGAAG AAGTTTGACGAGCTGCTGCATCTGGCTTCCAGAGGCCAGCACGCGAACGTGGACACGCTGGTGCAGGACATCTACGGAGGGGCCCACCAGACCCTGGGGCTGAGCGGCAACCTCATCGCGAGCAGCTTCGGGAAGTCGGCCACCGCGGACACGG AGTTCTCCAAGGAGGACCTGGCCAAGAGCCTGCTGCACATGATCAGCAACGACATCGGGCAGCTCGCCTGCCTGTACGCCAAGCTCCACTGCCTGGACCGGGTGTACTTCGGCGGCTTTTTCATCCGCGGCCACCCCGTCACCATGCGTACCATCACCTACAGCATCAACTTCTTCTCCAAG GGGGAGGTCCAGGCGCTGTTCTTGAGGCACGAAGGCTACCTGGGCGCCATAGGAGCGTTTCTTAAAGGAGCCGAGCAAGACA ACCCCAACCAGTACAGCTGGGAGGAGAACTACGCCGGCAGCTCCGGGCTCATGAGCTCCTCGCCCGAGCTCTGCCCGACGCAGCGCGCGAGGAGCGGCGCC TTCGACTTGCTGGAAATGGACCGTCTGGAGAGGCCGCTCGTCAACCTGCCTCTCCTCCTGGACCCGTCCTCCTACGTGCCCGACACGGTCGACCTCACGGACGACGCGCTGGCCCGAAAGTACTGGCTCACCTGCTTTGAGGAGGCCCTGGACGGG GTTGTGAAACGCGCCGTGGCGAGCCAGCCGGGCTCCGTGGACGCAGCCGAGAGGGCCGAGAAGTTCCGCCAGAAGTACTGGAACAAGCTGCAGACGCTGCGGCACCAGCCCTT CGCTTACGGGGCCCTGACCGTGCGCAGCCTGCTGGACACGAGGGAGCACTGCTTGAACGAGTTCAACTTCCCGGACCCCTACTCCAAG GTGAAGCAGAAAGACAACGGCGTGGCATTAAAGTGTTTCCAGAGGGTGATCCACTCTCTGGacgccctgggctgggaggagaggcagcTGGCCCTGGTGAAAGGGCTCCTGGCGGGCAACGTCTTCGACTGGGGAGCGAAAGCCGTCTCTGA CGTCCTTGAGTCTGACCCCCAGTTCGGGTTTGAGGAGGCGAAGAGGAAGCTGCAAG AGCGGCCCTGGCTCGTGGACTCCTACAGCAAGTGGCTTCAGAGACTGAAG GGGCCCCCTCACAAATGTGCCTTAATTTTCGCAGATAACAGTGGAGTAGACGTCATTTTGGGAGTCTTCCCCTTTGTCAGGGAGCTTCTCTCTAGAGGGACGGAG GTCATCCTGGCGTGCAACTCGGGACCCGCCTTGAACGACGTGACCTACAGCGAGTCCCTCATCGTGGCCGAGCGCATCGCGGCCATGGACCCCGTCGTCCG CGCGGCACTCAGAGAAGGGAGGCTGCTGCTCGTGCAGACTGGCTCCAGCTCCCCGTGTCTCGACCTCAG CCGCCTGGACGAGGGGCTGGCCGTGCTGGTGCGGGAGCGCGGCGCCGACCTGGTGGTCATCGAGGGCATGGGCCGCGCCGTCCACACCAACTACCACGCGGCCCTGCGCTGCGAGAGCCTCAAGCTGGCCGTCATCAAGAACTCGTGGCTGGCCGAGCGGCTGGGCGGCCGGCTCTTCAGCGTCATCTTCAAGTACGAGGTCCCGGCCGAGTGA